Part of the Bacteroidota bacterium genome, TCTCTGGGCGTTATGGACCGCACCTCGACGGGGCGGTCAATCTGGGCAGGGGGTGGGGTGGGGGTGTCGGCCTCCTCCGGGCTGCGCCGGGCGCCGAACAGCTCGGGCCGGAGGGGTGGATTGGCTGCTACCTCTGGCCCAGCGCCGGGCCTTACCTCGGTCTGCGGTTCGTGCCCGAAGGAGACGGTAGAGAAGCTGTGGCTCAGGCCATCGAAGCTAAGGAGCCTACCGTTCAGTGGGGTGCCAAACTGGCCGGCAATCTTCAGCACCTCCAGGGCCATGAGCGAGCCTATAATGCCAGGTAGTATACCCAGCACACCCGCCTCGCTGCAGCTGGGGCTATTGTCCGGCGCCTCCGGGAATAGGGTGCGGTAGCCCGGGCCTGGCTTGCCAGCCTTGTCTTTCAGGTGAAAAACGCTCACCTGGCCCTGAAAGCCTAGCACGGAACCGAATACCAGGGGCTTTTGCAGCTTTTGGCATACCCAATCAATCAGGTACTTGGCCTCAAAAGTATCCGTTCCGTCGGCCACGATGTCGTATTGGGCTACAATCTCCGCGCTGTTCTTCTCCGTCAGGTGTTCCAGATGCAGCTGCAGCTGTACATGGGGGTTCAGCTTGCTTACCCGGTCCTTCAGTACTTTCAGCTTTTTTCGGCCAATGTCCGGGTGCTGATACAGCACCTGGCGGTGCAGGTTGCTCTCCTGCACCTCGTCCCCGTCTGCCAGGCCCAGTGTGCCTATGCCTGCGGCAGCCAGGTACTGGATGAGGGGCATACCCAAGCCCCCGGCACCTATTACCAGCACACGCGCGTCCTTTAG contains:
- a CDS encoding HesA/MoeB/ThiF family protein gives rise to the protein MSTAPVLKPEELARYGRQIILPQLGKAGQQRLKDARVLVIGAGGLGMPLIQYLAAAGIGTLGLADGDEVQESNLHRQVLYQHPDIGRKKLKVLKDRVSKLNPHVQLQLHLEHLTEKNSAEIVAQYDIVADGTDTFEAKYLIDWVCQKLQKPLVFGSVLGFQGQVSVFHLKDKAGKPGPGYRTLFPEAPDNSPSCSEAGVLGILPGIIGSLMALEVLKIAGQFGTPLNGRLLSFDGLSHSFSTVSFGHEPQTEVRPGAGPEVAANPPLRPELFGARRSPEEADTPTPPPAQIDRPVEVRSITPRELEEWAAQERSFSLIDVRDAGEHDLVNIGGRLIPLGRLEASLGRFRKDVTYVVYCKNGTRSRLAARLLMQKGLEEVYNLEGGILRYREDVDPELLIY